A genome region from Deltaproteobacteria bacterium includes the following:
- a CDS encoding UbiA family prenyltransferase, giving the protein MKSFITLEKASPDFKKYLDGSFSKTQRAVVVESLNLNSNAEAITFEIIEEDLNQKLVLSEFFSSFLKVYKFIYFLFPIFYICLTYYINDLTFDPTTTFLAILATTFLFIAVNLMSDYWDYMKGLDKIIKCHQSKPLVKGWIQAVRVKQISVALMIASLFLGVPIVIAFPKVFGIILFAMVMIYFGLLRNDVSYQEYSLGDLFWGILVGPVLSIGFEMAIGGQAHVHYLFFGMVWGSLIFFKIQLSHFEYLLAGSLAGVKNLINYFGFENGKKFILFSWLLFLTSFLLFQLSFLHWLICLPTLGVLGYMTLKSYKGLMDLKSPLGSDLSKVMLSFHQLYILVVCLWVTQTMFLFLIKAIQGNIFK; this is encoded by the coding sequence ATGAAATCATTTATCACCCTAGAGAAGGCCTCGCCTGATTTTAAAAAATATTTAGATGGATCTTTTTCAAAAACACAGAGGGCCGTTGTTGTTGAAAGTCTAAATTTGAATTCGAATGCGGAAGCTATTACTTTTGAAATTATAGAAGAGGATTTAAATCAAAAACTAGTTCTTAGTGAATTTTTTAGTTCCTTTTTAAAAGTCTACAAGTTTATCTATTTTCTATTTCCTATTTTTTATATTTGTTTAACCTATTATATAAATGATTTAACTTTTGACCCCACGACGACTTTTTTAGCAATTTTAGCGACCACTTTTTTATTCATCGCGGTGAACCTCATGTCAGATTATTGGGATTACATGAAGGGACTTGATAAAATAATAAAGTGCCATCAGTCAAAACCCTTAGTGAAAGGGTGGATTCAGGCAGTGAGGGTAAAACAAATTTCTGTTGCGTTAATGATTGCCTCGCTATTTCTTGGCGTTCCCATTGTCATTGCCTTTCCCAAAGTATTTGGAATTATTTTATTTGCTATGGTCATGATTTATTTTGGTTTATTAAGAAATGATGTAAGCTATCAAGAATATTCCCTTGGTGATTTGTTTTGGGGAATACTGGTTGGGCCGGTTTTGTCCATTGGTTTTGAAATGGCAATAGGTGGACAGGCTCATGTTCATTATCTCTTTTTTGGGATGGTTTGGGGAAGCTTAATATTTTTTAAAATTCAACTCAGTCATTTTGAATATCTACTGGCCGGCTCCTTGGCAGGAGTTAAAAATTTAATAAATTATTTTGGTTTTGAAAATGGAAAAAAGTTTATACTTTTTTCTTGGTTGTTGTTTTTGACTAGTTTTCTTTTATTTCAGTTGAGCTTTTTACACTGGTTGATTTGCCTGCCCACTTTAGGAGTTCTGGGATATATGACCCTTAAAAGCTATAAAGGGTTAATGGATTTAAAGTCACCATTAGGGTCAGACCTTTCTAAGGTGATGCTCAGTTTTCATCAGCTATATATTTTGGTAGTTTGCCTTTGGGTGACACAAACAATGTTTTTATTTTTGATAAAGGCAATTCAGGGAAATATTTTTAAGTGA
- a CDS encoding class I SAM-dependent methyltransferase — protein MKKIFVQMSSGGIDKKIFSMMLKDFELIFVEQPESGPLTKNELKKKVKLLKEVCSSVDGFYYLYENEYLWELLDSDLNYISINFDKDHINYKRKTKGKQDILFKALGSKAKKVLDLSCGLAIDCVFLARNGYQVQSIERNTLVYFLIERAVEVSCDPIIQNIKFILADSKELVQDHSDILKQFDVIYFDPMYPDRDKSALSKQEMELFKDLVGSDADAKQIFELIRVSGRRIVVKRPLHGEPLGLPIRHQFKGKTVRYDIY, from the coding sequence GTGAAGAAAATTTTTGTTCAAATGAGTTCTGGGGGAATCGACAAAAAAATATTTTCGATGATGTTGAAAGATTTTGAACTTATTTTTGTTGAGCAACCTGAAAGTGGTCCTTTAACTAAAAATGAATTAAAGAAAAAAGTAAAGCTATTAAAAGAGGTTTGTTCTTCAGTCGATGGGTTTTATTATTTATATGAAAATGAATATCTTTGGGAATTGTTAGATAGTGATTTGAATTATATTTCCATTAATTTTGATAAAGATCATATCAATTACAAAAGAAAGACTAAAGGTAAGCAGGACATTCTTTTTAAAGCTCTTGGAAGTAAAGCTAAAAAGGTGCTAGACTTAAGCTGCGGTCTGGCAATAGATTGTGTTTTTCTGGCTCGGAATGGTTATCAAGTTCAAAGCATTGAAAGAAACACTTTAGTCTATTTCTTAATAGAAAGAGCTGTTGAAGTTTCTTGCGATCCAATTATTCAGAATATCAAATTTATTTTGGCCGACTCTAAAGAATTGGTTCAGGATCATTCTGATATTTTGAAACAATTTGATGTGATTTATTTTGATCCTATGTATCCTGATCGGGATAAATCAGCTTTGTCGAAGCAAGAAATGGAGTTGTTTAAAGACCTTGTAGGCAGTGATGCCGATGCCAAACAAATTTTTGAACTCATTAGAGTCTCTGGCCGACGGATAGTTGTCAAACGGCCATTGCATGGGGAGCCTTTGGGGCTTCCGATTCGTCACCAGTTTAAAGGCAAGACGGTTCGTTATGATATTTATTAG